The following proteins are co-located in the Hydrogenophaga sp. RAC07 genome:
- a CDS encoding Bug family tripartite tricarboxylate transporter substrate binding protein: MKLSRRTLVALTVAATTLPGLVAAQSAWPGKPIRIVVPFAPGGTTDILARTLAPELTKALGQPVVVENRAGAGGNIGADLVAKAPNDGYTLLMGTVGTHGINKSLYSKLPYDPQKDFAPITLVAGVPNVMVMNTKRAQELGINSVADFVKYAKSRPGKLNMASSGNGTSIHLAGELFKSRTGIFMTHIPYRGSGPAMTDMLGGAMDVMFDNLPSAMPHIQAGGLKAFAVTSAVRSSALPDIPTVAEAGPLPGFEASSWFGLLAPAGTPPEVVNRLQQETAKALGLPAVKERLVAQGAIPSGNTPQEFAKLIEAEIAKWAPVVKASGAKVD; the protein is encoded by the coding sequence ATGAAACTTTCCCGTCGCACCCTCGTCGCACTCACGGTGGCCGCCACCACCCTGCCCGGGCTGGTGGCCGCACAGTCCGCCTGGCCCGGCAAACCGATCCGCATCGTGGTGCCGTTCGCACCCGGCGGCACCACCGACATCCTGGCGCGCACCCTGGCGCCCGAGCTGACCAAGGCCCTCGGCCAGCCCGTGGTGGTGGAGAACCGCGCGGGCGCGGGCGGCAACATCGGCGCCGACCTGGTGGCCAAAGCCCCCAACGACGGCTACACGCTGCTCATGGGTACGGTGGGCACACACGGCATCAACAAGTCGCTGTACTCCAAGCTGCCCTACGACCCGCAAAAGGACTTTGCCCCCATCACGCTGGTGGCCGGTGTGCCCAACGTGATGGTGATGAACACCAAGCGCGCGCAGGAACTCGGCATCAACAGCGTGGCCGACTTCGTGAAGTACGCCAAGTCCCGCCCCGGCAAACTCAACATGGCGTCCAGCGGCAACGGCACCTCGATCCACCTGGCCGGCGAGCTGTTCAAGTCGCGCACCGGCATTTTCATGACGCACATCCCCTACCGCGGATCGGGCCCGGCCATGACCGACATGCTCGGTGGCGCCATGGACGTGATGTTCGACAACCTGCCTTCGGCCATGCCGCACATCCAGGCCGGCGGCCTGAAGGCCTTTGCCGTCACCAGCGCCGTGCGTTCCAGCGCCCTGCCCGACATTCCCACCGTGGCCGAAGCGGGGCCACTCCCGGGTTTTGAAGCCAGCTCCTGGTTCGGACTGCTCGCACCTGCCGGCACACCGCCCGAGGTGGTGAACCGCCTGCAACAGGAAACCGCCAAGGCGCTGGGCCTGCCCGCGGTGAAAGAACGGCTCGTGGCCCAAGGCGCGATTCCCAGCGGCAACACGCCACAGGAATTCGCCAAGTTGATCGAAGCCGAGATCGCGAAGTGGGCGCCGGTGGTGAAGGCGTCCGGCGCGAAGGTGGACTGA
- a CDS encoding branched-chain amino acid ABC transporter permease, which translates to MFYRENGQFKTSYRADQQIFPIAQDRWVILAFIAFAFIGVPMLVDEYMFRAILIPFLILALAALGVNILVGYCGQISLGSGAFMAVGAYMAYNTYVRIEGMPLIIALLSGGFFATLVGMFFGIPSLRVKGLYLAVATLAAQFFCDWAFLRIGWFTNNTASGSVSVSNLSVLGWTINTPMEKYLFCLGFLVVFALLAKNLVRSAIGREWMAIRDMDVAAAVIGIRPMYAKLSAFAVSSFIIGVAGGLWGFVHLGSWEPAAFSIDRSFQLLFMVIIGGMGSIMGSFFGAAFIVVLPIFLNQFLPAVGSLVGVEISTAAVSHTEFMVFGALIVWFLIVEPHGLAKLWSIAKQKLRLWPFPH; encoded by the coding sequence ATGTTCTATCGTGAAAACGGTCAATTCAAGACCTCCTACCGCGCCGACCAGCAGATCTTCCCGATCGCGCAGGACCGCTGGGTCATCCTCGCCTTCATCGCATTCGCCTTCATCGGCGTGCCGATGCTGGTCGATGAGTACATGTTCCGCGCCATCCTCATCCCCTTCCTGATCCTGGCGCTGGCCGCGCTGGGCGTGAACATCCTGGTGGGTTACTGCGGGCAGATCAGCCTCGGCTCGGGCGCCTTCATGGCCGTGGGCGCCTACATGGCCTACAACACCTACGTGCGCATCGAGGGCATGCCACTGATCATCGCCCTGCTCTCGGGGGGCTTCTTCGCCACGCTGGTGGGCATGTTCTTCGGCATTCCCAGCCTGCGTGTGAAGGGTCTCTATCTGGCGGTGGCCACGCTGGCTGCGCAGTTCTTCTGCGACTGGGCGTTCCTGCGCATCGGCTGGTTCACCAACAACACCGCCTCGGGCTCGGTCTCGGTGTCCAACCTCTCGGTGCTCGGCTGGACCATCAACACCCCGATGGAGAAGTACCTCTTCTGCCTGGGCTTTCTGGTGGTGTTTGCGCTGCTGGCCAAGAACCTGGTGCGCTCGGCCATCGGCCGCGAGTGGATGGCCATCCGCGACATGGACGTGGCCGCCGCCGTGATCGGCATCCGCCCCATGTACGCCAAGCTCAGCGCGTTTGCGGTCAGCAGTTTCATCATCGGTGTGGCCGGTGGCCTGTGGGGCTTTGTGCACCTCGGCTCGTGGGAGCCTGCGGCCTTCTCCATCGACCGCAGTTTCCAGCTGCTGTTCATGGTGATCATCGGCGGCATGGGTTCGATCATGGGCAGCTTCTTCGGCGCGGCCTTCATCGTCGTGCTGCCCATCTTCCTGAACCAGTTCCTGCCCGCGGTGGGCTCGCTCGTCGGTGTGGAGATCTCCACCGCCGCCGTCTCGCACACCGAGTTCATGGTTTTCGGCGCGCTCATCGTCTGGTTCCTGATCGTGGAACCCCACGGTCTGGCCAAGCTCTGGAGCATTGCCAAACAGAAGTTGCGGCTCTGGCCCTTTCCGCACTGA
- a CDS encoding ABC transporter substrate-binding protein yields MKLRNLVLSVSIACAGVSAALVAPSAMAQANEQFFPVLVYRTGAYAPNGVPFANGYVDYLKLVNERGGINGVKVSFEECETGYATDRGVECYERLKGKNGGATVFQPLSTGITFALTEKAPGDKIPLITAGYGRSESADGGVFKWNFPLSGTYWVAADTLIQHIAKKEGGLDKLKGKKIALVYHDSPFGKEPIPLLQERAAMHGFSLSLLPVTHPGVEQKATWLQIRRDRPDYVLNWGWGVMNSTALKEAQATGYPREKMYGVWWAGAEPDVKDVGAGAKGYNAIMMQHGAEPNAAVAKEILSKVHGKGQGTGPKEEVGQVLYMRGLQAAMLAVEGVRAAQDRYGKGKVMTGEQARWGYENLNLTQAKLDALGFKGVMRPISTSCQDHMGASWARVHTWNGSNFEWTSDWLQGDEQIIRPMVKAAADKYAAEKKLTRRTGADCQS; encoded by the coding sequence ATGAAGCTGCGAAATCTGGTTCTGTCCGTGTCCATCGCGTGCGCCGGCGTGTCCGCCGCGCTGGTGGCGCCCTCTGCCATGGCGCAAGCCAATGAACAGTTCTTCCCCGTGCTGGTCTACCGCACGGGCGCCTACGCGCCCAACGGTGTGCCGTTCGCCAACGGCTACGTGGACTACCTCAAGCTGGTCAACGAGCGTGGCGGCATCAACGGCGTGAAGGTGTCGTTTGAAGAGTGTGAAACCGGCTACGCCACCGACCGCGGCGTGGAGTGCTACGAACGCCTCAAGGGCAAGAACGGTGGTGCCACGGTGTTCCAGCCGCTGTCCACCGGCATCACCTTCGCGCTCACCGAAAAGGCCCCGGGCGACAAAATCCCGCTGATCACCGCCGGTTACGGCCGCAGCGAGTCCGCCGACGGCGGTGTGTTCAAGTGGAACTTCCCGCTCTCGGGCACCTACTGGGTGGCCGCCGATACGCTGATCCAGCACATCGCCAAAAAAGAGGGCGGTCTGGACAAGCTCAAGGGCAAGAAGATCGCGCTGGTCTACCACGACAGCCCGTTCGGCAAAGAGCCCATCCCGCTGCTGCAGGAGCGCGCCGCCATGCACGGTTTCTCGCTGAGCCTGCTGCCCGTGACGCACCCCGGCGTGGAACAGAAAGCCACCTGGCTGCAGATCCGTCGCGACCGTCCGGACTACGTGCTGAACTGGGGCTGGGGCGTGATGAACTCCACCGCACTGAAGGAAGCGCAAGCCACCGGCTACCCGCGCGAAAAGATGTACGGCGTGTGGTGGGCGGGTGCCGAGCCGGACGTGAAAGACGTCGGCGCGGGCGCCAAGGGCTACAACGCCATCATGATGCAGCACGGTGCCGAGCCCAACGCGGCCGTGGCCAAGGAAATCCTGAGCAAGGTGCACGGCAAGGGCCAGGGCACCGGACCGAAGGAAGAAGTCGGCCAGGTGCTCTACATGCGCGGTCTGCAGGCGGCCATGCTGGCGGTTGAAGGCGTGCGCGCTGCGCAGGACCGCTACGGCAAGGGCAAGGTCATGACGGGTGAACAGGCCCGCTGGGGTTACGAGAACCTGAACCTGACCCAGGCCAAGCTCGACGCGCTGGGCTTCAAGGGTGTGATGCGCCCGATCTCCACCAGCTGCCAGGACCACATGGGTGCGTCATGGGCCCGCGTGCACACCTGGAACGGCAGCAATTTCGAGTGGACCTCCGACTGGCTGCAGGGCGATGAGCAGATCATCCGCCCGATGGTCAAGGCCGCTGCGGACAAGTACGCCGCCGAGAAAAAGCTGACCCGGCGCACCGGCGCCGACTGCCAGAGTTAA
- a CDS encoding tripartite tricarboxylate transporter substrate-binding protein, with translation MKTLLAVALAATVSTGAFAQAFPAKPITFVVPFAAGGPTDLVARRLAEAMRAPLGGANIVVENAAGAGGTIAGTKVARATPDGYTLLVWHIGMAATTSLYRKQQFKPLEDFEYLGMINDVPMTLLGSPKLPANTYRDFEAYIRANGGKLNLAHAGLGSASHICGLMWQSAVKLDKSMTTIAYRGTGPAMNDLIGGQVDVMCDQTTNTTAQIEAGRVKAFAVTTAKRLDGHKLLKDYPSMQEMGLKEFNLTIWHGLYAPKGTPPEVTKRLNDALQVALKDPAFIKSQEDLGAIVVKDNRVTPAGHKAFVANEITKLKTAIDAAGQFAD, from the coding sequence ATGAAAACCTTGCTCGCTGTCGCCTTGGCAGCCACCGTTTCCACCGGCGCTTTTGCGCAGGCCTTCCCCGCGAAACCCATCACGTTCGTGGTGCCTTTCGCCGCCGGCGGCCCGACCGACCTGGTGGCCCGCCGTCTGGCCGAAGCCATGCGCGCTCCGCTGGGTGGCGCCAACATCGTGGTGGAAAACGCAGCCGGCGCCGGCGGCACCATTGCAGGCACCAAGGTGGCCCGCGCCACACCCGATGGCTACACCCTGCTGGTCTGGCACATCGGCATGGCCGCCACCACCAGCCTGTACCGCAAGCAACAGTTCAAGCCGCTGGAAGACTTCGAATACCTGGGCATGATCAACGATGTGCCCATGACGCTGCTGGGCTCGCCCAAGCTGCCGGCCAACACCTACCGCGACTTTGAAGCCTACATCCGCGCCAACGGCGGCAAGCTCAACCTGGCGCACGCCGGCCTGGGTTCCGCCTCGCACATCTGCGGCCTGATGTGGCAGTCGGCCGTGAAGCTCGACAAGTCCATGACCACCATCGCCTACCGCGGCACAGGCCCGGCCATGAACGACCTCATCGGCGGCCAGGTCGACGTCATGTGCGACCAGACCACCAACACCACCGCTCAGATCGAAGCCGGTCGTGTGAAGGCCTTCGCCGTGACCACCGCCAAGCGCCTGGACGGCCACAAGTTGCTCAAGGACTACCCGTCGATGCAGGAAATGGGGCTGAAAGAATTCAACCTGACCATCTGGCACGGCCTGTACGCGCCCAAGGGCACGCCACCCGAAGTCACCAAGCGCCTGAACGACGCGCTGCAGGTGGCCCTGAAGGACCCCGCTTTCATCAAGAGCCAGGAAGACCTGGGCGCCATCGTGGTGAAAGACAACCGCGTGACCCCCGCCGGCCACAAGGCGTTTGTGGCCAACGAGATCACCAAGCTCAAGACCGCCATCGACGCCGCCGGCCAGTTCGCCGACTGA
- a CDS encoding MarR family winged helix-turn-helix transcriptional regulator has translation MDLEARAHSEHAHELRLWLRLLTCSQLIEKRVRAGLREQFDTTLPRFDLMAQLERHPEGLKMKELSHRLMVTGGNVTGITDQLVNEGLVERLDVDGDRRAFRVALTEHGRTTFTEMARQHEEWIVDAFQGLSPRDLESLHKLLGKVKAHQLDINQRIEA, from the coding sequence TTGGACCTGGAAGCCCGCGCCCACAGCGAACACGCGCACGAGTTGCGCCTGTGGTTGCGGTTGCTCACCTGCTCGCAGCTGATCGAAAAGCGCGTGCGCGCCGGCCTGCGCGAGCAGTTCGACACCACGCTGCCACGCTTCGACCTCATGGCCCAGCTCGAGCGCCACCCCGAGGGTTTGAAGATGAAGGAGCTCTCGCACCGGCTCATGGTCACCGGCGGCAACGTCACCGGCATCACCGACCAGCTGGTGAACGAAGGTCTCGTGGAGCGGCTGGACGTGGACGGCGACCGCCGCGCGTTCCGCGTGGCCCTCACCGAGCACGGCCGCACCACCTTCACCGAGATGGCGCGCCAGCACGAGGAATGGATCGTGGACGCCTTCCAGGGCCTGAGCCCCCGCGACCTGGAGAGCCTGCACAAGCTGCTGGGCAAGGTGAAGGCTCATCAACTCGACATCAACCAGCGCATCGAAGCATGA
- a CDS encoding ABC transporter ATP-binding protein: MTTPTNVLNVNGIEVIYNHVILVLKGVSLNVPEGKIAAVLGGNGAGKTTTLRAISNLLKAERGEVTKGSIELRGERIENLSTSDLVQRGVVQVMEGRHCFAHLTIEENLMTGSYTRKDKAEIARNLEKVYNYFPRLKTRRTSQAAYTSGGEQQMCAIGRALMTNPSVMLLDEPSMGLAPQIVEEVFEIVKDLNQKEKVTFLLAEQNTNMALKYADYGYIMESGRIVMDGLASELRNNEDVKEFYLGMGGGERKSFKDVKSYKRRKRWLA, encoded by the coding sequence ATGACGACTCCCACCAACGTCCTCAACGTCAACGGCATCGAGGTCATCTACAACCACGTGATCCTCGTGCTCAAGGGCGTCTCGCTCAATGTGCCCGAGGGCAAGATCGCCGCCGTGCTCGGAGGCAACGGCGCGGGCAAGACCACCACCCTGCGCGCCATCTCCAACCTGTTGAAGGCGGAGCGTGGCGAAGTCACCAAGGGCAGCATCGAGCTGCGCGGCGAACGCATCGAGAACCTCAGCACCTCCGACCTCGTGCAGCGCGGCGTGGTGCAGGTCATGGAAGGGCGGCATTGCTTTGCCCACCTCACGATCGAAGAGAACCTCATGACCGGCTCCTACACCCGCAAGGACAAGGCCGAGATCGCGCGCAACCTGGAGAAGGTTTACAACTACTTTCCGCGCCTGAAAACCCGGCGCACCAGCCAGGCGGCCTACACCTCGGGCGGTGAGCAGCAGATGTGCGCCATTGGCCGCGCGCTGATGACCAACCCCAGCGTGATGCTGCTCGACGAGCCCTCCATGGGCCTGGCACCGCAGATCGTCGAAGAGGTGTTCGAGATCGTGAAGGACCTCAACCAGAAGGAGAAGGTCACCTTCCTGCTGGCCGAGCAGAACACCAACATGGCGCTCAAGTACGCCGACTACGGCTACATCATGGAGAGCGGCCGCATCGTGATGGACGGCCTGGCCAGCGAATTGCGCAACAACGAAGACGTGAAAGAGTTCTACCTCGGCATGGGTGGTGGCGAGCGCAAGAGCTTCAAGGACGTGAAGAGCTACAAGCGCAGAAAGCGTTGGCTCGCATAG
- a CDS encoding phenylacetate--CoA ligase family protein: MAQTEFFDNLETRSPAEREAAQMAALPLQIAHAQRNSAAFADILKGVDAASVNSRAALARLPVTRKSELLERQKASRAQGGDAFGGFAALVRGPGMSRVFASPGPIYEPEGAGRDYWRAGRALFAAGFRAGELVHNSFSYHMTPGAFILESGAHAVGCTVFPAGTGQTEQQLDAMVDLQPAAYTGTPSFLRILLDKAKEAGTDIRSLTKASVGGEACPPSLTAWFKEQGVDVYQTYATADLGLVAYETQARQGLVLDEGVIVEIVRPGTGDPVPEGEVGELVVTTLNTAYPLVRFGTGDLSAILPGTCPTGRTAPRIKGWMGRADQTTKVRGMFVHASQVADIARRFPQVHKARLVISGEMANDQMCLKVEASEVDDTLRGLIETAVRDVTKLRGDVHVVPPGSLPNDGKVIEDARSYQ, from the coding sequence ATGGCACAGACCGAATTCTTCGACAACCTCGAAACCCGATCGCCCGCCGAGCGAGAAGCGGCCCAGATGGCCGCGCTGCCCTTGCAGATCGCGCACGCGCAACGCAACAGCGCGGCGTTTGCCGACATCCTCAAAGGCGTGGACGCCGCCAGCGTCAACAGCCGCGCCGCGCTCGCCCGCCTGCCGGTCACGCGCAAGAGCGAACTGCTGGAGCGCCAGAAGGCCTCGCGTGCGCAAGGCGGTGATGCGTTTGGTGGCTTTGCCGCGCTGGTGCGTGGTCCGGGCATGTCGCGCGTGTTTGCCAGCCCGGGTCCGATCTACGAACCCGAAGGCGCGGGGCGCGACTACTGGCGTGCGGGCCGGGCATTGTTTGCCGCGGGCTTTCGCGCAGGTGAGCTGGTACACAACAGCTTCAGTTACCACATGACCCCCGGCGCGTTCATCCTGGAGTCGGGCGCCCACGCCGTGGGTTGCACGGTGTTCCCGGCCGGCACCGGCCAGACCGAGCAGCAGCTCGACGCGATGGTGGACCTCCAACCCGCCGCCTACACCGGCACACCGAGTTTCCTGCGCATCCTGCTGGATAAAGCGAAGGAGGCGGGCACCGACATCCGCAGTCTCACGAAGGCGTCGGTGGGTGGCGAAGCCTGCCCGCCCAGCCTCACGGCCTGGTTCAAAGAACAGGGTGTGGACGTGTACCAGACCTACGCCACCGCCGACCTGGGCCTCGTGGCCTACGAGACGCAGGCGCGCCAGGGCCTGGTGCTCGACGAAGGTGTGATCGTGGAAATCGTGCGCCCCGGCACGGGCGACCCGGTGCCCGAGGGCGAGGTGGGCGAACTGGTGGTGACCACGCTCAATACCGCGTACCCGCTGGTCCGTTTCGGCACCGGCGACCTGTCGGCCATCTTGCCGGGCACCTGCCCCACCGGCCGCACAGCGCCGCGCATCAAGGGCTGGATGGGCCGCGCCGACCAGACCACCAAGGTGCGGGGCATGTTTGTGCATGCCTCGCAGGTGGCCGACATCGCGCGGCGGTTTCCGCAGGTGCACAAGGCGCGCCTGGTCATCAGCGGCGAGATGGCCAACGACCAGATGTGCCTGAAGGTCGAAGCGAGCGAGGTCGACGACACGCTGCGCGGCCTGATCGAGACCGCCGTGCGCGACGTCACCAAGCTGCGCGGCGACGTGCATGTGGTGCCACCGGGCAGCCTGCCCAACGACGGCAAGGTGATCGAGGACGCACGCAGCTACCAGTAG
- a CDS encoding enoyl-CoA hydratase family protein, giving the protein MKHPIPDHNPMRGQYTAMADARPSHFALSVNDGVATVTLNRPERKNPLTFESYAELRDWFLALQKSTDIKAVVLTGAGDNFCSGGDVHEIIGPLTTMTMPELLAFTRMTGALVSAMRACPQPIVAALDGVCAGAGAMMALASDLRLGTPQATVAFLFTRVGLAGADMGACALLPRMIGQGRASELLFTGRAMTAAEGHAWGFFNTLHDTAALLPAAHKLAAQLAQGPTFAHGMTKTMLHQEWAMTLDQAIEAEAQAQAICMQTQDFRRAYEAFAAKQRPVFKGD; this is encoded by the coding sequence ATGAAACACCCCATCCCCGACCACAACCCCATGCGCGGCCAGTACACCGCCATGGCCGACGCACGCCCCAGCCACTTCGCACTCAGCGTGAACGACGGCGTGGCCACCGTCACGCTCAACCGGCCCGAGCGCAAGAACCCGCTGACTTTCGAGTCGTACGCGGAGCTGCGCGACTGGTTCCTGGCGCTGCAGAAGAGCACCGACATCAAGGCCGTGGTGCTCACCGGCGCGGGCGACAACTTCTGCTCGGGCGGTGACGTGCACGAGATCATCGGCCCGCTCACCACCATGACCATGCCCGAGCTGCTGGCCTTCACGCGCATGACCGGTGCGCTGGTGAGCGCCATGCGCGCCTGCCCGCAGCCCATCGTGGCCGCGCTGGACGGTGTGTGCGCCGGTGCCGGCGCCATGATGGCCCTGGCCTCCGACCTGCGCCTGGGCACGCCACAAGCCACGGTGGCTTTCCTGTTCACCCGCGTGGGCCTTGCCGGTGCCGACATGGGCGCCTGTGCCCTGCTGCCGCGCATGATCGGCCAGGGTCGCGCCAGCGAGCTGCTGTTCACTGGCCGCGCCATGACCGCCGCCGAAGGCCACGCCTGGGGCTTCTTCAACACGCTGCACGACACCGCCGCGCTGCTGCCCGCCGCGCACAAGCTCGCCGCGCAACTCGCGCAAGGCCCGACCTTCGCGCACGGCATGACCAAGACCATGCTGCACCAGGAATGGGCCATGACGCTGGACCAGGCGATCGAGGCCGAAGCGCAGGCGCAGGCGATCTGCATGCAGACGCAGGACTTCAGGCGTGCGTATGAGGCCTTTGCAGCCAAGCAACGCCCCGTGTTTAAAGGGGACTGA
- a CDS encoding bifunctional salicylyl-CoA 5-hydroxylase/oxidoreductase, which produces MNTQDTVLQRILCIGGGPAGLYFALLMKQRDPSLTVTVVERNRPFDTFGWGVVLSDQTLGNLRSADAESATLIGEAFNHWDDIEVFYKGGRVRSGGHGFCGIGRKKLLNILQDRCLALGVNLVFETDVTDDQALAAQYNADLVIASDGLNSRIRTRYAETFQPDIDTRECRFVWLGTKKTFDAFTFDFVQTEHGWFQAHAYKFDGETSTFIVETPEAVWKAHGIDQMEQAEGVAFCEKLFADRLEGHALISNAQHLRGSANWIRFPRVICKTWVHQIEVAGRQIPIVLMGDAAHTAHFSIGSGTKLALEDAIDLANEFTRHANTDVAEVLQAYEARRSVEVLKIQNAARNSTEWFENVDRYTGMEVEQFAYSLLTRSQRISHENLRLRDPGWLEGYEAWLQAKADPASGRPKPDQPPRGAATRAAAERGGSHPHPTPPMLLPLTVRGLTLKNRIVVSPMAQYSAVDGAVGDYHLVHLGARALGGAALVMVEMTSPTPEGRITPGCPGLWNDAQQAGFQRIVDFTHSSHAHIGIQLGHSGPKGSTQLGWERIDEPLESGNWPVMSASDVPYGEQNQVPRAMTRADMDSLTAAFVESTKRAAAAGFDWLELHAAHGYLLSAFICPLTNQRTDEYGGTLANRCRYPLEVFAAMRAAWPEDRPMSVRISAHDWAPGGNTPDDAVEMARLFKAAGCDVIDVSSGQTTRAARPVYGRMYQTPFADRVRNEAGILTMAVGAIQEADHANSIIAAGRADLCAVARPHLADPAWTLHEAAKLQTRALQWPRQYESGRDQLYRETARQQALKEAQP; this is translated from the coding sequence ATGAACACTCAAGACACGGTACTCCAGCGCATCCTGTGCATCGGCGGCGGCCCGGCCGGCCTCTACTTCGCCTTGCTGATGAAACAGCGCGACCCCTCGCTCACCGTCACGGTGGTCGAACGCAACCGGCCGTTCGACACCTTCGGCTGGGGCGTGGTGCTCTCGGACCAGACGCTGGGCAACCTGCGCTCGGCCGACGCCGAATCGGCCACGCTCATTGGTGAAGCCTTCAACCACTGGGACGACATCGAGGTGTTCTACAAGGGCGGCCGCGTGCGGTCGGGCGGTCACGGCTTCTGCGGCATCGGGCGCAAGAAGCTGCTCAACATCCTGCAGGACCGTTGTCTGGCCCTCGGTGTGAACCTGGTGTTCGAAACCGACGTGACCGACGACCAGGCGCTCGCGGCGCAGTACAACGCCGACCTGGTGATTGCCAGCGACGGCCTCAACAGCCGCATCCGCACCCGCTACGCCGAGACCTTCCAGCCCGACATCGACACGCGCGAATGCCGCTTCGTCTGGCTCGGCACCAAGAAGACCTTCGACGCCTTCACCTTCGACTTTGTGCAGACCGAGCACGGCTGGTTTCAGGCGCACGCCTACAAGTTCGACGGCGAGACCTCGACCTTCATCGTGGAAACGCCCGAAGCGGTGTGGAAGGCGCACGGCATCGACCAGATGGAACAGGCCGAGGGCGTAGCGTTCTGCGAGAAGCTCTTCGCCGACCGGCTCGAAGGCCACGCGCTCATCAGCAACGCGCAGCACCTGCGCGGCTCGGCCAACTGGATCCGCTTTCCGCGCGTGATCTGCAAGACCTGGGTACACCAGATTGAAGTTGCTGGTCGCCAGATACCCATCGTGCTCATGGGCGACGCCGCCCACACCGCCCACTTCTCCATCGGCAGCGGCACCAAGCTCGCGCTTGAGGACGCGATCGACCTGGCCAACGAGTTCACGCGCCATGCCAACACCGACGTGGCCGAGGTGCTGCAAGCTTACGAAGCGCGGCGCAGCGTGGAGGTGCTCAAGATCCAGAACGCCGCGCGCAACTCCACCGAGTGGTTCGAGAACGTGGACCGCTACACCGGCATGGAAGTCGAGCAGTTCGCCTACTCGCTGCTCACGCGCAGCCAGCGCATCAGCCATGAGAACCTGCGCCTGCGCGATCCAGGGTGGCTGGAAGGCTACGAAGCTTGGTTGCAAGCGAAGGCCGATCCGGCGTCGGGCCGCCCCAAGCCGGATCAGCCCCCTCGGGGGGCAGCGACCCGCGCAGCGGCGGAGCGTGGGGGCTCACACCCGCACCCCACGCCGCCCATGCTGCTTCCGCTCACCGTGCGCGGCCTCACGCTAAAGAACCGCATCGTCGTCTCGCCCATGGCACAGTACAGCGCGGTCGACGGCGCGGTGGGCGACTACCACCTGGTGCACCTGGGCGCGCGCGCCCTCGGTGGCGCCGCGCTGGTGATGGTGGAGATGACCAGCCCCACGCCCGAGGGCCGCATCACACCCGGCTGCCCCGGCTTGTGGAACGACGCGCAGCAAGCCGGCTTCCAACGCATCGTGGACTTCACCCACAGCAGCCACGCACACATCGGCATCCAGCTCGGCCACAGCGGGCCCAAGGGTTCCACGCAGCTCGGCTGGGAGCGCATCGACGAACCCTTGGAGAGCGGCAACTGGCCCGTCATGTCCGCCAGCGACGTGCCCTACGGCGAGCAGAACCAGGTGCCGCGTGCCATGACACGCGCCGACATGGACTCACTCACCGCGGCTTTTGTCGAATCGACGAAGCGCGCAGCCGCCGCCGGCTTCGACTGGCTCGAACTGCACGCGGCCCACGGCTACCTGCTCTCGGCCTTCATCTGCCCGCTGACCAACCAACGCACCGACGAGTACGGCGGCACGCTGGCCAACCGCTGCCGCTACCCGCTGGAGGTGTTTGCCGCCATGCGCGCCGCGTGGCCAGAGGACCGGCCCATGAGTGTGCGCATCTCCGCGCACGACTGGGCCCCCGGTGGCAACACGCCCGACGATGCGGTCGAGATGGCGCGGCTGTTCAAGGCCGCCGGATGCGACGTGATCGACGTGTCCTCGGGCCAGACCACGCGCGCGGCCAGGCCGGTGTACGGCCGCATGTACCAGACGCCGTTTGCCGACCGCGTGCGCAACGAGGCGGGCATCCTGACCATGGCGGTGGGCGCCATTCAAGAGGCCGACCACGCCAACAGCATCATCGCCGCCGGCCGCGCCGACCTCTGCGCCGTGGCACGCCCCCACCTGGCCGACCCGGCCTGGACCCTGCACGAGGCCGCGAAGCTGCAAACCCGCGCGCTGCAATGGCCGCGGCAGTACGAGAGTGGGCGCGACCAGCTCTACCGCGAAACCGCGCGTCAGCAAGCCTTGAAGGAAGCACAACCATGA
- a CDS encoding DUF1840 domain-containing protein: MSLYRFKSRETGDLVMLAQHGKRLLEILGKDPSGPGVVMHQQMPAAIQAIRDAIVLEEADQKRQIEEAAARGDVAPVFDQVSLRMRSAPFIEMLERCEKAGVEIVWGV; the protein is encoded by the coding sequence ATGTCCCTGTACCGATTCAAATCCCGCGAGACCGGCGACCTGGTCATGCTGGCCCAGCACGGCAAGCGCCTCCTGGAAATTCTCGGCAAAGATCCGTCAGGCCCGGGCGTGGTGATGCACCAGCAGATGCCCGCCGCCATTCAGGCCATCCGCGATGCGATCGTGCTCGAAGAAGCCGACCAGAAGAGGCAGATCGAAGAAGCCGCGGCCCGCGGCGACGTGGCACCGGTGTTCGATCAGGTGAGCCTGCGCATGCGCAGCGCGCCGTTCATCGAGATGCTGGAGCGTTGCGAAAAGGCGGGGGTCGAGATCGTCTGGGGGGTCTAG